A genomic region of Magnolia sinica isolate HGM2019 chromosome 6, MsV1, whole genome shotgun sequence contains the following coding sequences:
- the LOC131250130 gene encoding PTI1-like tyrosine-protein kinase At3g15890 yields MLAKCFFCICGSGTSDEPLMRFKGYQWEIYTLKEILHATNNFHDDNKLGEGGFGSVYWGRNSKGEEIAVKRLKHMTAKGEMEFAVEVEILGRVRHKNLLGLRGFYAGGDERLIVYDYMPNHSLITHLHGHLAADVLLDWSRRMRIAIGSAEGLAYLHHEANPHIIHRDIKASNVLLDADYQAKVADFGFAKLIPEGVTHLTTRVKGTLGYLAPEYAMWGKVSESCDVYSFGILLLEIISARKPIEKLPGGIKRDIVQWAKPYIEKGALDQIVDPRLKGRFDHTQLKCAVIVALRCTDSNPDSRPTMIEILESLRGGGGERRKKQVVLVRNMIEEEDDDDNDDERFGATPNVRMRSSWAGSRVR; encoded by the exons ATGCTAGCCAAATGTTTCTTTTGCATCTGCGGCTCGGGGACTTCCGACGAACCCCTCATGAG GTTTAAAGGTTATCAATGGGAGATTTACACTCTCAAGGAGATTCTTCATGCTACGAACAACTTCCACGATGATAACAAGCTCGGTGAGGGCGGATTTGGAAGCGTCTACTGGGGTCGAAATAGTAAAGGCGAAGAG ATAGCAGTGAAACGGCTCAAGCACATGACGGCTAAGGGTGAGATGGAATTCGCGGTGGAAGTGGAGATACTAGGAAGGGTAAGACATAAGAATTTGTTGGGGCTGAGGGGATTTTACGCAGGCGGAGATGAGAGGCTCATAGTCTACGATTACATGCCTAATCACAGCTTAATCACTCACTTACATGGCCACCTTGCGGCTGATGTTCTGTTGGATTGGTCACGGAGGATGAGAATTGCCATCGGATCGGCAGAGGGACTAGC GTACTTGCACCATGAAGCGAACCCTCACATCATACACAGAGATATAAAGGCGAGCAACGTGCTCTTGGACGCTGATTACCAGGCGAAAGTAGCGGATTTCGGGTTCGCGAAGCTGATACCAGAAGGTGTAACCCATCTCACGACGAGGGTGAAAGGGACGCTCGGATATCTCGCCCCGGAGTACGCCATGTGGGGGAAGGTATCCGAGAGCTGCGATGTTTATAGCTTTGGGATCCTTTTGCTGGAGATAATCAGTGCTAGGAAGCCGATAGAGAAACTCCCAGGTGGGATTAAGCGGGACATTGTACAGTGGGCCAAGCCGTATATCGAAAAAGGCGCTCTAGATCAGATTGTTGATCCAAGGTTGAAAGGTAGGTTCGACCACACCCAGCTGAAGTGTGCAGTTATAGTTGCATTAAGGTGCACCGATTCGAACCCGGACAGTAGGCCCACAATGATCGAGATCCTAGAGTCGCTTAGGGGTGGCGGGGGGGAGAGGCGGAAGAAACAAGTGGTGCTAGTGAGGAACATGATCGAGGAGGAGGACGACGACGACAATGATGATGAACGATTTGGTGCAACTCCAAATGTGAGAATGAGGAGTTCGTGGGCTGGATCAAGAGTGCGCTGA